AATTCTGTCATTTCAAATGTCTTAAACTATTCTTTTAAAAGCTTTGCTATATCTTCTTTAAGGATACTTATTTCTTGTGGTATGCCTTCATCATCAACACCTTCTTCTTCTGAAACAATTCCGTTATAATAAATTAAGGGGTTATTAGGTGATTTCATCCGAGAGCGAATATAACCTTCCTTATCTATCAAAGCGAAATTGCCCGAATGCTCAAACCCTGCTGCATCTTCACCTTTTGCGGTATACAGATAGAAACCTTCATTAGCTAATTTATAAATAGTGTCTTCATCTCCTGTCATTAAATGCCAATTTGGATTGGTTATCACATATTTTTCTGCATAAGCTTTTAAAACCTCAGGTGTATCTGTCTCTGGCATTATCGTAAATGATGCCACTCCAAAATTACTTTGATAGTCTGCAAAGTGATTTTGTATTTGTACCAAATTACTATTCATTCTTGGGCAAATTGTTGGACATGTTGTAAAGAAAAACTCTACTAAATACACTTTACCTAAATAATCGTCATTAGTAATTGTGTTTCCGTTTTGGTCTGTGAAACTAAACGCGGGTACTTTTCTATTACCTCCATCTATGCTAGGTATATAAACCAAGTCTGATTGGTTTTTCTTTTTGGGCGTTTCAATCTGTTGGGTTGTTACATCCACACTTCTATTGTCTTCTCTAGTAATATCATTTGAAGAGACTCTATCTATTATTCGAGGAATAAAAATAATTCCGAAGACTAGTATGATAAATGCAATACCTATATATGAATAATTGGTCTTTTTTGCCATAAGTTATTTTTTTAAATCGTCTGCTCTTCGTTTTGTTGAGTTGAATTTTCCTTTTCTTTTTTGACGATATTCTGTAAACAGTATACGAACATCTTCGCTCATCATATTTTTTAACTCTGAAACATTTATACAGTTATATGCGCTAAGCGTAGTTATAGGTTTTTTTTCTTCTATTTGTTTTTCACTTCTTGTGTCTAATCTACCTCGTTGACTCAAATCTTTATCGACAATAAATACATCATCTGTAGATAGATTATCTTTTAAAGGATTTTCAATTCTTAGACTGTTGTAAAGTGACTTAATTTCTGCTTCTGAACCATAGATATAATGCCAAAAACGTAAATCCTCGTACTTTGCTATTTCTCTATGCAGTGTATTAATTTCTGTTTCTGAACCTTTAGGCACAACTAATACCAATTGAAATTTTTTAAATCCTTTAAACTTGTCATAGACCAGCTCCTTTAAATTGGAAACCATTGTAATATTAGATAATGGATTTTCTCCCAAAAAACCTAAAACTGTAATATGATTGGTTAAAACTATTTCTGATTCATAATCTGATGAAAACTCAACAATTTCATTTACATTTTCATTTACAATATCGAGTGGCGTATAGTTATGTTTTGCCGGGTATAGCATTAATAAAAATGCAACTGGCAAAAAGAATAAAACACTAAGAACGATGTTACGTTTAAGGTTGTTGTTTTTCATATTACAAAAATAAAAAAGGTGGTTTAGAAAAACCACCTTTTAATATCATATTAACTCATTACGAGTTTAAAAATCACGTTTGATTAATGCATCTTCGCTATTATAAACTTCAAACACATAACCACCTTCTTGTAAAAGGATAAATATTAAGTAACAGATTAAGAAAACACCTGTCCAAACTACCATACGACGTAAACTAGATTTCTCATCACGCATGTGCATAAAATCCCACGTAATGTAGTATGCTTTTACTATTGTTAATACAATGAAGATTAAGTTTAAAGGCTTCATGTATATAATAGGTGATAATATAATGTTATATAACGTTGCGAAGAAACCACCTTCCATTGGGTCTAGCCAGGTATGCATCAAAGCTTCTGGCTTATAGATACCTAATACTACTTCTATTAAAGTTACTAAAGTTAAAAACGCTAATACACCCCAAATTTTTTGAGTGTTAGACTTAAATTTCCAAAGTCCTCTGAATATTTCTAATTTATGTGCGTGTGCCATTTTATGCTTTATATAAAAATTAAACTAGGTAGAAGAATGTAAATACAAATACCCAAACTAAATCTACAAAGTGCCAGTATAATCCAACTTTTTCAACCATTTCGTAACTTCCTCTTCTTTCGTATGTACCTAAGATAACATTGAAGAAAATAATAATATTAATTACAACACCCGAGAATACGTGAAACCCGTGAAATCCTGTTATAAAGAAAAAGAAATCTGCAAATAGAGATGTACCATACTCATTAACAACGAGATTAGCACCTTTGACTACCAATTGTCCATTTTCTTTAATTTGTTTTAGAGATTCTTCTCTAGACAATACTGTTTTTTCGCCTTCCTCATTAATAATCTGACTACGAACCAAAATGTTTGGATTAGCCTCTAATCCTTTATAAATTTCATTAACTGAATAATCTGGAAGTGGTGCTTCATCTACAAACCACAAGCCGTTTTTACGCTCATGCTCTGCTCTTTCAGTAGCCATAGTAACAGCAAAATCATCAATAGATATACGTTTAAATTTGTCTTCGCCATCAACAATTACATTTTCTCCAAACTGAAGAATGTTTCCTCCTTTAGTCTGAACCGCTCCGTAATCTCCTTGAATAAATGTTGCCCATTCCCATGCTTGAGAACCAACAAAAATAGCACCTCCAATAATAGTAAGGAACATATAAATTGTTACTTTGGCTTTATTCATATGATGGCCTGCATCTACCGCTAGCACCATTGTCACAGAAGACATTATTAGGATAAATGTCATGAATGCCACGTATATCATCGGTAATTCTTGACCATGCAAAAATGGCACGTGAGTAAATACCTCATCGGCGATTGGCCATTCTTTTATAAACTTAAATCTTGAAAATCCGTATGCTGCCAAAAATCCAGAGAATGTTAAGGCATCAGAGACGATGAAAAACCACATCATCAATTTTCCGTAACTCGCGCCTAGTGGTTTATTTCCACCGCCCCAAGTTTTTCCTTCTGTACCAGTATTTGCTACTGTAGTATCCATAAAACGTATTTAATATTTAAGATTTGACAAAAATAATCAAATTATGTATCTAAAAAAATATAAAAACAAAAAGAGACACACCCAAAGTATATCAATAAAATGCCAAAAATGTGCCGCCAACTCTAGACCTAACATATTATCGGAAGCATATTTCTTATTTAGATTATTTATAATTACAACGACTATGCTAATAAGCCCTGCAATAACATGCAAAATATGTACAACTGCTATGACATAAATAAACGAAACAGTAACGTTACTAGTTGCTCCTGTAAAGTATAATCCTCTTTCAACAAATTCAGAAAATCCCGAAAATTGATTGTATATAAAAAATACGCCCAAAATGAATGTAATTACCAACCAAACTGAGGTTTGGCTAATATTATTTTGCTTCAATGAGCGCTTAGCCAAAATCATAGTAATGCTACTTACAACTATAACGATGACCGATGTTAAAAATGCCTGTGGCAATTCAAAATCATTAAGCCAATCTTCACGTTTACGACTTACAATAAAAGCACTTGTTAACCCAGCAAACGTCATTATTAATGAACCAATACCAAACCAAAGCATCATCTTTTTTGACCGTGCTTCTTTCTCTTTTAATGTTCCTTCTGTTAAATCCATATTAGCTTAAAAATTTATCAGCTACAAATACAATTTGTAATAATGTTATGTAAAAAACGCTGGACAGCATCAGTTGTTTTGCAGCTTTTGGTGTTCTTATTTTAAAAAGTTGAAACGCATAATATACCATAACCATTCCTAGCAAGAATACAATAACAGCACCAACGATAGACAATTTTAGTTCTCCAGTAAATCCAAAAACAGGAATAATTGAAGCAATTACAGTCCAAATCGTATACATAATTATTTGCGCTGCAGTGCCTTTATCTGGTTTTCCTGTAGGTAGCATAAAAAAGCCTCCTTTTTTATAATCTTCATGCAAAAACCAGCCAATAGCCCAGAAATGTGGAAATTGCCAAAAAAACTGAATGGCAAATAAAGTTCCTGGTTCAATGCCAAAACCATTTCTTGCAGCAACCCAACCTAGCATAAACGGAATTGCACCCGGAATTGCACCAACAAAAACGGCAATTGGTGTTTTTGTTTTTAATGGTGTATAGATACACGTATAAATAAATATCGAAATCGCCCCATACATTGCTGTTTTGGGATTGATAATATAAAGTGTTGCAATACCTGCTAATGTGAATGAAACAGCAATAATAAAGGCCGAATTTACAGACATACGTCCCGCAGGTATCGGTCTATTTTTAGTGCGATCCATTAAAGCATCTAGGTCTTTTTCAATAATTTGATTGTAAGCATTTGATGCGCCAACCATGAAATAACCTCCAAAGCACAACAATAATAAGGTTGTAAAACTTATAGTTTCTGCACCCAGAAAATAACCTGCAATCGAAGAAAAAACTACACTAATGGATAATCCCATTTTGGTAATTTCCTTAAAATCTGTCCATACAGACATAACAGAAACCGTAGATTTTATAGTGCTCAATGCTTAGAATATTTGCGATTGCAAAGATAACTAGTAAATTGGTTTTGAACAACGTAAAAGCATAGTTATTAACTAAACTTAAACGTTTTGTGTAAGAATGTTTAATTTTAAGCGACTCATTATCCTTTAAACACAACAATAACAATCAACACATGAAACAATTATTAGCATTATTATTAATATTTACGACTTCAATTGGCTTTGCGCAATCTAGGTTTGATAGTGTAGAAATAAAATCTGAAAAACTATCAGATAATGTTTATGTACTTTTTGGTGCTGGAGGAAATATTGGAGTTTCTGTTGGTGAAGATGGTGTTTTTGTTATCGATGACCAATTTGCACCATTATCTGAAAAGATTTTAGCTGAAATTAAAAAATTAAGTGACAAACCATTAAAGTTTTTGGTGAATACACATTGGCATGGCGATCATACTGGCGGAAACCTAAATATGACAAAAGCTGGCGCAACTATTATTGCTCATGATAATGTAAAAGTACGGTTACTTAAGCCTAAACGCGATGGCAGTAATAATCCAAAAGAAGCCTTGCCAGTAATTACATTTAATGACAAATTAAGTATAACTATAAATGATGAACCTGTTGCCGTTTTTCATGTTGCAAATGCGCACACAGATGGCGATGCATTATTATATTTCACTGGGAGTAATGTGTTGCATACTGGAGACACCTACTTTAAAGGACGCTATCCTTTTATAGATTTAAATTCTGGTGGAAGTGTTAAAGGATATATCGAAGCTGCAAAACGTGGCTTGATGGTTATTGACGAAAACACAAAAATTATTCCTGGTCATGGAACGGTTTCTAATAAAGAAGAATACCAAGATTTTCTAAAAATGCTTGAAACTCTAGAAACAAATATTAGTAAAGCTATTGCTGATGGTAAAACAGAAGATGAAGTAAAAGCAGATACTTATTTAACTAAGACTTACGATGACTTAGGCTACGGTAGTGGCTTTATTAATAGTGAACGCATAAGAACTACTTTTTATAAGAGTTTGAAAGACCAATAAATCCTGAATGTCATTCTGAATTCAATGAAGAATCTCACTCAAGGCTATAAGATTTCTCCTCGCTCACTTCGGCAAGCTCGGTGAGTCGAATACTTCGCGCTGTCGAGATAACAAATGTTTTCTAAAAATCATTATACCAATTGAACAAATCTGTACGGATGCCTAAATTAAACCAAGTGGTATTGGTACGGCTGGTTGTATTCGTTATTACTGTTGGGTCAAAATTACGGTAGTTGATATTTGCAAAAAGTCTAAGATTACTCACTGGGTTAATTATATAACCTGCCATTAACTCACCATGAAAAACAGACGTTTTATTGCCTTGGCCAATCTCAATACCTGTATCCGAAGGTCTATCATTTTCGTTTCCAAAAAGGTTTCCACCATAATACGCATTGTCTACACCATCATTGAAGCTAAACCCTCGTTGACCAAAAATTAATTTTGCATCTGCAAACCAACGCTTGTAATTATAGCGACCTATTAACACCAGTTCTCTAAAGTTTGCGCCCCATAAATGTGCGAGTGGTTGATTGTTATGCGTGTAATTTAAAACCACTGTATTATGCGAGTAAGTATATGGACGTACTTGGTTATATTCCGCCTGTAACAATAAGCCATCAATCCCAAAAGCATCAAAATATTTAGCACCAAGCTGAAAGCCAAATTTATTTTTCCAGCTTTTGTCTCCTCCAGTGACATCTGAAATTGAGAATTCATCTACCAAAAATTGTCCGTAGAGATTAACCTTATTATTCCATTTATATTTTGCCGAAAGACCCAAAATAGCATTACCAGCATCTTGTCCAGAATTAAATTCTGCCGCTCTTAAAAAGATAACTGGGTTGAGATAACTTGCCTCAAATCCACGGTCATTTTGGTTAGACCAGACCACAGATTCGAAAAAACCTAAGTTTAGGCGTTTAGAAACGTTCCAACTTAAATAGTGGTTAGCTACATATTTAGTTAAAAAAGACCCATCAGGAAGCACCACTTGGTCACGTACATCTTTGTTCCACATCCAAGTACTCGTGTATTTTATTTTCCAAAATTTTAAATTTGTTTTTAAAAATGTTGATGGACTCGCTACATCACTTTGAAATAATGAACGGTAGCCATCTCCTATAAAGTTGTTACCATACCCAAACTGAACATTTAAAAACTTAGCTGGCGTATAAGATAAATAGGCCTCAGCTACTGGATAATCATAACCATCTTCCTTAAAACGTTTTCCTATACCACGACCAGGTATTATAGCTGGATCTGGACCAAAGGCTTTTAAACTCTCAGCATATTCGTTAAAATATTGTGCAAATCGTCCTTGACTTTCGTAAAAAGAGGTTGTAAAATTAAATTTCTTACCAAGTCCAGCTTGTATAAAAATACCACGTGTATTATTGTAAGTTGAGCCACCTTCAGAATCGTCACCAACTTGTAAATCAAAAATTGGGTCAATAGTAAACCAGTAATTTTTACTTTGAACTTGCACTAAATGCTCGTCCCACAATTTACGTCCACCCCAAGTTTGGGCGTTTTTTGCTAAGCTTTCTTTTTCTGCTTTAAAATCATAATATGGAGAAACATCGTCATACAAAAATGGTTTTGCTGCTGTATGTGCATTGGTACCTATTGCATTCATGTTTCTATCGAAACGCGCATAGTAAGTATGGGTAAACGGAATATTTAACTGACTACTATATTCGGCTTTATCGTAAGGTTTTAGTGAATTATTAATACTATCTATTTCGTTTGACACAACTGCATTTAGGTCTTTATCCTTAACCTCCTTTTTCTTTTCTTTTGTAACCTCATCTTTTAAATCCATTTCTGATGGACTTAATAAAGGAATATTAATCTTAGTAGAATATTGTACGTATGTTGGCTTACCATCATACATTGCGGGCGAGACTTTAGGCAGTGTATTAAAAACACGTTGTGTTTCAGTTTTTAGTTCTTCATATGCCGCATCTACAAAAATGATTTGAAATTGGCCTTCTTTATCCACTTCGAATAAAAGTTTGACTTCACCTTTATAATTTTCAGTTTTTAAATTTTCAGGGATTTTAAATTTTTCAAAAATGAAACTGTGTAACTGAAACCGAAAACACTCTTTTAAATCTTCAAAAGGTTTTGTTTCACATCCTGGGAAAACTGGTGATTTTTGGTAATTGATTTCGGTTTGAGAAAACCCTTTAAAACTGAATAAAAAAACAACTAAAACGAATATATATTTCATAGGTGTGATGCCGTAATTTACAATCGAAAGATACTATTTTTTTAATGGGACATAAAAAACAAAAACCGCTATTTTTCAATAACGGTTTACTGCTCGATTTATGATGGATGAAATTAATTTTCTACTTTAAACGTAATTGGTAAAGTGTACAAAACATTAACAGGTGTTGTTCCCATTTTACCTGGTTCCATTTTCGGGATTTTGTTTGCCACCTTTAAAGCTTCTTTTTCTAGTTTTGGATGTGGTGCTCTTGTTTGAATATCTGTAATGTTTCCTGCTTTATCTACTTTAAAGTTTACGTAGATTCGTTGTACTCCTGATAGACCATATTCGCTTGCTATACCTGAATTAAATTTACGCTTAACGAGTCGATTCATTTTTTCGTTAAGACATTTCTTGCGTTCTGAATTTAACTCATACTTTTCGCATCCTGGAAAGATTGGTACGAACTCGACATTTATGATATTAAAATCTTCAATTGGTTCTTCAATAGTTGTTAAAGCATCAGGATTAACAAGTTTGTCTGTAGTCAAAGGTTCATCTGGAGTAAGTATTTTTTCTTCAGCTTTATCGAAATCATTCTTTTCTTCGGTAAAAGTGTCTTTGAGTTCTTTACTAGGTGCTTTACTGATTTCCTTTTTAACTTCTGGTTTGTACTCTTTGACATCGACCATAGCAACTTCAATAACCTGATCTGTTGGCTTATCGTACTCGACTACAATTGTTTTACTCTCAAACTCCATTTCAAAAAGGGCAAATGTCCCTAGTAAACACAGGATTAACCCAATTTGAAAATAAAGTGTAGAGTTTTTTTGTAAATTAACCTCGTGCTTTTGAGATTTTCTCACTTCAATACCGCTCTGACCAGCGCTATTGATGTTTTGACTTTGTTTTTTCATAATATATGATAATTAAAATGTTAATATTATGTCAAAGTCACAAATAGCATACCAAAACAAAAATCCCGTCCAATTAATTTTGAACGGGATTTTTAATATTTAGAAATATGTTTCTTTAGTCTTGTACTTGGAAAAGTATTGGTAAAGAATAAGGTACAGTTACAGCCTTACCTCTTTGCTTACCTGGTTGCATTTTTGGTAACAACCCAATAACACGTTTTGCTTCTTTTTCTAATCCTGGATGTGGTGCTCTTGCTCCAACATTTACAATTCTACCAGTCTTATCAATTTTAAAGAATACACTAATACGTTGTCTACCTGATAAACCTAAATCACTTGCTAAATCAGTATTAAATTTTTTGTTTACAAATTTTGCAACTTTTTCAGACATACATTTTTTCTTAGCAGCGTTTCCTTTTTTTCTTTCACATCCAGGAAAAACAGGCACGTTTTCAATTACTGCAAATGGTACTTCAATATCCTCTTCTACCTCTTCTACTTCTACTTCCTCAACTTCAACGATTTCTGCATCTTGTTCAGTTTCTGTAGATTCGATTACAGTTTCTTCTACTTCTTCTTCATCCTCTACTACCTCAATTTCTACTGGAGCAACTGGCGGCGGTGGTGGCGGTGGTGGTGGTGTAACAATCTGTTCTGTGATTGGTACTTCCTCTTCTAGCTCATCGTCTAGATTAAGACCATCTAAAGCAATATCACTTTTATCATAACTCTTGTAGTTAATAGCTAAATTTGTAACTAATAACATTAATACTAAACCAACAGCGAAGAAAAGTGAGCTGTTACGACTGACGTCTGATTTTGGATTCTTTTTAGGTTCCATAATTTTTTGAATTGTAAGTTGCTAATTTAATTAAATATTCCTTAAAAAAACAAAGGATATTAAGATTTTAACTTAAGTTTTCTAACGTAATAAACCACAACAATTGTACCAACTAATACACCGATACAATTAGCAACCAAATCTAAGATGTCGTAATTACGCAATGGATTGATTGCTTCTTGAACTAATTCAAGAATAATTCCGAAGATGAGTGTCGCAATAAAACTATAAAGAATTGCATTTTTTGTATTGAATAATAAGGCGTAATAACCCCATAAAACTGAAAGCCCGAGATAGGCTACAAAATGTAAAATCTTATCCTGAAATTTGATATTTGTTTCTGGAAGAACTGCGTCTGCATCTCCCAAACTAAAATACAATAAAACTATTGTATAAGTAAGAGCAACAAAAAGACAGACTTTTCTGTTCTTAAGCACCAATAAGGGCTTTGTAATCATCCGCAGACATTAAACCATCTAATTGACTTTCATCAGAAAATTTAAGCTTAATCATCCAACCAGCACCATAAGGGTCTGAATTAACCAGTTCTGGTTCGTCCTCTAAGGTCTCGTTAAATTCTGTTATTTCACCACTTAGAGGTAAAAACAAGTCTGAAACTGTTTTGACAGCTTCAACCGTACCAAAAACTTCTTCTATATCTAATGTTTCGTCAAGAGTTTCGACTTCTACGTAAACGATATCTCCAAGTTCGCCTTGTGCAAAATCAGTAATACCAACTGTTGCTGTATCACCTTCAACTTTAACCCACTCGTGGTCTTTTGTATATTTTAACTCTGCTGGAATGTTCATGGTACTATTTTAGTTTTATTAGCTCAACAAATGTAATTTTTTAAACAATGATTTTCAAAATTAATTTCCGAAATTATATCTTAATGTAAAGCCTGATCTAATTGATGTTTGTGGAAATGATGTCGAAATCGCAAAATCTGAGAACGAATAATCAAAGAAGAAAATACCTGTTAGGTTTCTATTTAGCGCATACTCTGCATTAAGTTTCGCTCCCCAAATCGTCTGTCCTGCTGTAATTTGATTGTTTTCTAAATCTAAGTATCTAATAATAGTAAGGTTATCTCTAACGTTAGCATCTAGGGATAAGTTAAGGTCACTGTTAACATTACCTCCTCGGTTTCCTCCTAGTTTCTTGAAAAGTCTTACGTTTTTAATTCTATAACCTAATCCTAAAGTATACTCCTTACTTTGTTCTTCAGTCATTAGATTATTATCAAAACTCAATAATAGCAAACGACTTGTTCTAACCTCTGCAGTGACTTGTAAAGAGTTTTTCATTGTTGCCTCGATACGAATTAATGGACTAAATGATTCTTCAAGATTAATACTACTAAATAAAGTCTCGTTTTTAAAGTTTCCGCCTTGGTCTATTTCGCTAGGATTCTGAGGGTCAAAATCTAAATTTGTTCTAAACTGGTTAATACTGTAAGTCGAACGATAACCGTGTTGTAAAGAAAAACGTTTAAAGTTTTTTCTAAACCACGGCAACTTCATTAATCCTGTATATTTTAATTGCCAGTTAGGAATTGGTACATCTCTAAAAGCACCTAGACTTACTTTCTCTGGGTTTGACCCTTGATATGCCGATAAAAATGCTGGTAACAACACCTTTTGGTTATTCTTACCAAAACCTACAGGAAAACCTTCGGCATCTGTTGGAAAAGTTGAGTTACCATAGAAATCCCTAGCAAGCCTGTTTGCGACAACTAATCTGTTGGCTCTAAAAGCATCAAAAGCTGCAGAGTTGTCAGCATCACTTTTACCGAATGCCGTACCTATTAATGTCGTTGAGATATTAAAGTTTCCAAATGAATTTGGAGTCAATGGATTATAATCTAGTTCACCATCTCCATCTATATCTTCTACTATAAAGTTTTCAGCAAAATTTTCTTGATAATTTCTAGAACCGATTAAATCAATTTTCAAGTCTTTTAAAGGTTCCAAATTAGCTGTATAATCTAATCGTTTATCAGTGTTTGTAGTGTACTGCTGGTTAAACTCTGGAAAAAGTGTTAACCAACCATTACGCGCTACGGTTTGTCTAATATCTCTTTGGCTACCAAATGTAAAGCCTAATGTTGGCTTTACGGTACCTAAAAATCCTGGTGTATTAATATAGCCTGGTAAATAGGTACCATTATTTTCAGTATAATTAATTCCAACACGTTTTACCATTGTTATAATGTCTAAAAAGGCATTACCGATCTTTTTTCCAGTGCTTTTCTTTTTAGGTGAATTTTGGGCATTATTTGATCGACTACCATCCGGATTTCTTCTTGATGATGTGTTACGTCTCGTATTGCTTGCTTTTTTAATACCAAGTTCTTTGTACAACGATTCCATATTTAATGTTGTATTAAGAGTATGCGTATTAGAATTCTGAATTGAATTACCTAAGTTGAAATTTGTAAAAGTTCCATTCGGATTCTCGAACGGAAAATCTAAATTTAAATCAGAACCTTTTTGCCATCTAAAATCACTATTGTATGTATATGTCGATTGTAAGAAACTAAGAATAGGAATCTTGTTTAGTGGCAACTCATAGTTTACTAATATCTGTTGATTTTGAATATTGGGGTCACCTACATCAAAGAGACCATCCCAAATATCTAGTTCAGGATCTTGTCTCCCATTAATACGATCATCTATAAAATAGTTTCGTACAATATTGTTATTACTTGCTGTAAAATTAACACTCAAAGCATCTGTTAGATTATAATTTACAGCGTACTGAAAATCGAAAGTATAGTTACGTCTAAAAACTTCTTCTATACCAATATTGTTTCCTGCAAGTGCAACTTCTCTGAATTTTTGACTATTAAAATCTCTATTAATATCTGTATTGATTGAAAAGTTAGTAGGTAATAGATTTACATTAAAATCTTTTAAAATTTTCCAATATCTACCAGTAAAAAGAGAATCGTTCTTCTTGAAAGGCTCAATCTTCTTTGGATTAAAAGCGTAATTATAGTTAACACCTGCTCTAATATTTTGCTGAAGCGCTCTTTCAATTTCAAAATCTCGGCTTTCAATTTTATTATTAGAATAATTAAATGTTAAGTTTTCGACATCATAAAAACGCTTAGGTTTTTCGGTATTGGTGCGCTGCTTTTTTACACCTATAAAGTTTATACTACGACGTTTGGTGTACGTTTCCGACTGACGCTCTATTTGTTCGGCTTCTTCGGCAGTTGCAGCAGCCTCGACACGAGACTCTAATGTTAAATCATTATAAAATGCATCAAACTGTGGTGTAATTAACTCTTCACTATGTGTATAACTCAATGGTAAATTAATACCCCATTTGTTTGGTAATAATTGTCCTAACTTAACATTTGTTACTACATCAAATCCAATAACATCTTCACGACTTCTTTCGTTAGGGTTTTGCTCTAATCCACCGAAACCTATTGTACTTCTCTTTCCTGAAGCACTTACTGTTGCAAAATCTGCAAAGTTAGTATCCATTGACATTACAGCAGCCCAACCACCTTCATTTTCTAAATCAGACATACGAAGCTCATTAAACCAAACCTCTCCACAAACAGGTGTTCTGTTTAGTCCAGAGTGTTTAAGACCTACCATTAAAACTCTTACATTACCAAAATTAGGATTACCTTTTATAGCAACACGCTTATTTGCAATTCCTCCAGCTGGAAATTCTGCTACGGGTGCCGCACTTAATTGGTTATCAATAACGTCGTAATATGTTGGGTCTTGATTTGCTAATGTTTGCGCAGAAATACCTCTAGACTTTATTTCTTGAAGTAATTCTAAAGGAATATTAATTTCATTCTCTTCTGGCCAGATACGTCGTTCTAAAGATGTAGCTCCATTTGCAATTAAATCACTATTGATTAATGGAATTTCTACCTGATAAAAGTTGTCTGTAAAATCATTACCCAATCTAATAAACGCCACTAATTCGCCATCATCTAAGGCTTGATTTTCCTGGCCTTGGGCATGCAAGAACATACGTAATTTCTTGTATTGACGCATATCCAAGCTAATATTTTTAAATACACCTCTAGAGTCTGTGTCTTCTAAATCACAAGCTTCTAAAACCAAAGACTGCTCATTCTGGCGAATAACATTATTGTTATTATTTAATTCTTCACGTCTTACACCTGGTGGAATAACGTAATTTCCATCATTTTGTTGAATACCAATAATGGCCACATTAAATTCTGCGTTAGCACTATTGTTTAAGGTATTATTATCCAGATCTTGGGTAAAACGTCTCCAATCACTACGTA
This DNA window, taken from Winogradskyella sp. PC-19, encodes the following:
- a CDS encoding heme-copper oxidase subunit III, with the translated sequence MDLTEGTLKEKEARSKKMMLWFGIGSLIMTFAGLTSAFIVSRKREDWLNDFELPQAFLTSVIVIVVSSITMILAKRSLKQNNISQTSVWLVITFILGVFFIYNQFSGFSEFVERGLYFTGATSNVTVSFIYVIAVVHILHVIAGLISIVVVIINNLNKKYASDNMLGLELAAHFWHFIDILWVCLFLFLYFFRYII
- a CDS encoding cytochrome C oxidase subunit IV family protein codes for the protein MAHAHKLEIFRGLWKFKSNTQKIWGVLAFLTLVTLIEVVLGIYKPEALMHTWLDPMEGGFFATLYNIILSPIIYMKPLNLIFIVLTIVKAYYITWDFMHMRDEKSSLRRMVVWTGVFLICYLIFILLQEGGYVFEVYNSEDALIKRDF
- the cyoE gene encoding heme o synthase; the protein is MSVWTDFKEITKMGLSISVVFSSIAGYFLGAETISFTTLLLLCFGGYFMVGASNAYNQIIEKDLDALMDRTKNRPIPAGRMSVNSAFIIAVSFTLAGIATLYIINPKTAMYGAISIFIYTCIYTPLKTKTPIAVFVGAIPGAIPFMLGWVAARNGFGIEPGTLFAIQFFWQFPHFWAIGWFLHEDYKKGGFFMLPTGKPDKGTAAQIIMYTIWTVIASIIPVFGFTGELKLSIVGAVIVFLLGMVMVYYAFQLFKIRTPKAAKQLMLSSVFYITLLQIVFVADKFLS
- a CDS encoding SCO family protein: MAKKTNYSYIGIAFIILVFGIIFIPRIIDRVSSNDITREDNRSVDVTTQQIETPKKKNQSDLVYIPSIDGGNRKVPAFSFTDQNGNTITNDDYLGKVYLVEFFFTTCPTICPRMNSNLVQIQNHFADYQSNFGVASFTIMPETDTPEVLKAYAEKYVITNPNWHLMTGDEDTIYKLANEGFYLYTAKGEDAAGFEHSGNFALIDKEGYIRSRMKSPNNPLIYYNGIVSEEEGVDDEGIPQEISILKEDIAKLLKE
- a CDS encoding cytochrome c oxidase subunit 3; amino-acid sequence: MDTTVANTGTEGKTWGGGNKPLGASYGKLMMWFFIVSDALTFSGFLAAYGFSRFKFIKEWPIADEVFTHVPFLHGQELPMIYVAFMTFILIMSSVTMVLAVDAGHHMNKAKVTIYMFLTIIGGAIFVGSQAWEWATFIQGDYGAVQTKGGNILQFGENVIVDGEDKFKRISIDDFAVTMATERAEHERKNGLWFVDEAPLPDYSVNEIYKGLEANPNILVRSQIINEEGEKTVLSREESLKQIKENGQLVVKGANLVVNEYGTSLFADFFFFITGFHGFHVFSGVVINIIIFFNVILGTYERRGSYEMVEKVGLYWHFVDLVWVFVFTFFYLV
- a CDS encoding MBL fold metallo-hydrolase, which encodes MKQLLALLLIFTTSIGFAQSRFDSVEIKSEKLSDNVYVLFGAGGNIGVSVGEDGVFVIDDQFAPLSEKILAEIKKLSDKPLKFLVNTHWHGDHTGGNLNMTKAGATIIAHDNVKVRLLKPKRDGSNNPKEALPVITFNDKLSITINDEPVAVFHVANAHTDGDALLYFTGSNVLHTGDTYFKGRYPFIDLNSGGSVKGYIEAAKRGLMVIDENTKIIPGHGTVSNKEEYQDFLKMLETLETNISKAIADGKTEDEVKADTYLTKTYDDLGYGSGFINSERIRTTFYKSLKDQ